In Eriocheir sinensis breed Jianghai 21 chromosome 59, ASM2467909v1, whole genome shotgun sequence, the genomic stretch ataaatgagggatGACATTGATAGAAGTGTGagttggaagagaggaggaggaggaggaggaggaggaggaggaggaggcgacataAGCGAAGAcatagaaagggagataaaaaaatgaggTAATCACacagcattgagagagagagaatggcttccgtgtgtgtgtgtgtgtgtgtgtgtgtgtgtgtgtgtagtgggtgGAGGTGGGCGCTGTACCTGACTTTTCATAATTGTCAAGTCACAGGTGAAGTTCAGGTGAGTCACAGGTAAATGCCTAATCACGCTAACAGGTAACTCCCCTCGTCCAGGTAACCTCCGTGCACAGGTAATTCGTTCCCAGGTAAATTCCATAAATACAGGTAACCCCTTCCTCGTGTATATTTTTccgcccttttttttccttcatttctttctttctttctttttttatttttttcttcattctttccttactttgctccttccttccatctttccttccttcgtttcttccttcttttcttgctttcattatttcttccctttattattttttttccctccctcctttttttcccttcattcttttcttcttttccaaccctcgccttccccttttttttcctttttcacatctttcttccttactttctaccatcctttcttccttccttctttccctccttccttcattccttccttttttccttctctccttccttgtgtcccttcttccttccctcatttcgtTCTTTCCCCGCTTCGTtgcttcccatcttcctcccttcccttcttccttcctttccttcttccttccttcccttcctttatttatttttatttttcagttcTTTCATTCCATTATCCTCAcatgccatcccttcccttcccttcccttcccttccttccccttcccttccctcccctttccttcccttcccttccctttcttttctcttctcttttttaatccttatatttttcccttcgtcccctccctttctttccattgaTCTGTACCTTTTTCATATTACTTGAGTTTCTTTTTGTCGCCCATTGTATTTTTTATGAGCAGGATGAAGCGTTTGTTTTTATTATATCGGTACCTTCTTTTGCAATAGGAATAGTGTataattgttttcttctttattttgtcttttttttctccctctggcTCAGGtataatttattttctatttaagCAACGTTGagcattttttccccctttttgctttccatccttttcttccttcattccactcttcattgcttagttcttttcttttcctccctttccttcattcatttctcttttccatttattcttcctttatttttttctttcctcccctttcatcattcatttctcttttccttttatttttcctttattttattttttattttttttaacagtgGTATAAaacgtttcttccttttctttcctccttttcctcgtctcggTCTGCCACAATTGCCGCCGGAAAGTAGCTCAGTCTCCCCCTTCCCCGGACGCCCCAAGTTAAGTTTTCCTTGTTGGCCAAAGTACACCtcgttttctccccctccccgcgGTAACATTTGTATTAGTTCCCCCCTATACATAAATAAACaccccattactctctctctctctctctctctctctctctctctctctctctctctctctctctctcaggtgttcaaAGAGACAGGTGAGTCGAGCGGGGATTAGCTCTTCACgcctcgttgtgtgtgtgtgtgtatgtgtgtgtgtgtgtgtgtgtgtgtgtgtgtgtgtgtgtgtgtgtgtaaatatgcgttgtcatcttgtttttctttctcttccttttctttccttttcttaatcgggtcatatttctcctcctcacctcctcctcctcctcctcctcccttctcctcctcctccctcccattcgtCACATCCTccaattttctttattccttattccctcctcccATAATATACcccttcccttaaccctttcctcagctcctcccttcccttcctcctcctcctcctcctcctcctcctcctcctcctcctcctcccatcatagGTCACTCCACCCTTTTATACCTGTACActccttctttcttaccttttctgtgtcctattttctttctttcctccttttttcctttctgatgtattccattttcttccctccctcttttattccacttttcccattctttcctttttaattcatttcttttttttcttccttcggttcttactttctttccttcattcctttcttcatttatttcttcctttattatttccttcacttgctccttccttccttcctttcctttcctttcttcctttatttcttccttcgctcctattcttcctttcttccttcctttcttcctattccctctcaccatttctttctcctccctcgtgtcttccttccttctctcgcccccttcttctttcccctctctcaccccactcacccctctcacccttcctgcCACATTCCCCCACCCCTTTTccacacccctctcccctctcaccccactcaTTTGTCATCCCACTCACACCCCTCATCCCACTCACATCCCTCTCATCCCTACTCACCCCCCCACTCATATCCACCtccccctactcccatccctcttcTCCCACTCATATCCCACTCTACTccgtcacccctctcccctctcaaaCCCTTCACCCTACTCCTCACCTCTCTCATTTCACCCCACTCACACCCCTCATGCAACTCACCCCacactctttcttttattcctcctttttttcatcccacTCATCCCTCTCATTTCACCCCACTCACACCCCTCATGCAACTCACCCCACACTCTGttcatcttttattcctcctttgtcATCCCACTCATCCCTCTCACATCCCACTCATCCCTCTCACATCCCACTCATCCCTCTCACATCCCACTCACCGCCTCCACGATGTAGCGCCGCACCATCTTGAGCCTCGCCAGCCCACTCGCCTGTCTCACCATGCTGTCACACACCGCCTCGTCACACGCCTGGAACCCACTCAGGTGACGGGCGGAGCGGCGTAACAGCCCCTCCAGCAGGTCCTCTTCCTCTCGGTTTTCCTCTTGGTACTCTTGGTTTTCCTCTTGGTCCTCTTGAATTTCCTCTTGCTCTGTGTTTGTGTATTTCTCCGGTTTGCTTGATTTGTTATTCTCCCGACGTGTCACTTGCTTAAATCCGACCTCTTCCTCTTGAAtgtcctcttgatcctcttgttttccctcctgGTACTCTTGGGTATGGTCATTTTCCTCGGATGATCTgggtttatctcctcttctttctcctgatacgccctcttcctcttcctcttcttcctcttgggctacctcctcctcttcttcctcctcttgtccatTGATCTGTCTGGGTCCCTTCATcattacctctttttcctcttgatttctgTAGCCTCTTTGACTCACCACTCCCCCTGGCACgagtctttcctcttcttcctcttcatggaTCAACGTCTCCTgcttcctcttcatccattccttctcttcctcttccgtgttTGTGGAGGGTaaggaagcaagagaggaagGTCGGTGggtccctgttgttgttgttgttgttgttgttgttgttcgtggtggtggtggtggtggtggtagtagtgttgttgttgttggtgatgctgttgttgttgttgttgtgattgttgtTATGAGTAGTATGATAAATGTTGTGGTGGTCATTTTGCTGTTGgtggtgtggtagtagtagtagtagtagtagtagtagtagtagtagtcgtagtagtagtagtagtagtagtagtagtagtagtagtagtagtagtagtagtagtagtcgtagtagtcgtagtagtagtagtagttgttgttgttttatattgcAGGTGTTtttgtgtcttcttcttcttcttctttttcttcttcttcttctccttcttcttcttcttctttaattctaatagttttctcttttatttttttttcttctttgtctgtaAATGGAGAGGCAAGTTGGCTTTAGGAATGCGTATaaaaggtgaacacacacacacacacacacacaaatcctacaatgctcttcctcccccctctccccccccccccctcaagataaaaggaaaacaagcaaataaacaaaaaactagaaaacaaaagcaaaaaaaatacaaacatccAACAAgcgacaagaacaagaagataaaagaagaaaaggaaaagaatgacaatactttttcagagagagagagcagtgtcagagagaggaggggaatggagggaagatgaccggacaagagaaagaggaggaggaggaggaggaggaggaggaggaggaggtcaggttcAAGGTGCAGTTGGGGAagccaggaagggaagggaagaggaagtggggaggggaaagtggaggggaaggggaagggggaggggagggaaggggaagagggaggggaggggagaagcgCCCCCACCATACTAAAGAGATTGCAGTATTTTGgtcaggcaggaggaggaggaggaggaggtggtggaggtgagagggaggaggaggaggaagagtgtagaTGAGAGAGCAGAGGAAGGCAAGTTTTACATatcggaaggggggaggaggaggaggaggaagaggaggaggaagagtgggagggaatgTTGGTGCCTCTtgtggggaaagaagaggggttgagaagaatggagaggaagggagggaaggggaagggaggaaagttatggggaagtgaagggagagaaaggaaaaaaaaagaagattgagaaggggaaagaaagaggaggtaaagggaagaaaggaaaggagattaaaggaaaggaaggggagggaaagggaagaaaggaagggagataagaggaaagggaggggagggaaagggaagagaggaagggagagaagaagaatgtgagggaaagaaaggagaggaggggaaggggaaaggaaaggaaggaaagagaaggaaaggaaagaaagaaagaaaaaaatggagtaaaaaagaaagaaagaaagaaagggagaggaggagagaaaagggaagattgagaggggaaaatgaagggaagggaagaggaattgaagaaggaaaggtaaaggaaaaagaggaaatggagggaaaaaaaagatgattgagaaggggaaaggagggtgaagggagagaaaggggagaaaaaggcaCAAATTTGGGCAGCGTGATATTGGGGAGAGACCTTCATTTCACACTCAGGTAAGCACCCCTCTGCCTACCTGTTGAGCCCTTAATTAATCCTCACCCTCGACTTCACCTGTTCCCCTACCTCTTAACCACAATCTTCTAACTTACCTGTCTTAATTGCCTAGTTCTCACCTGTTAGCATACCTGTTCAGCGCAATATACTCATAATTTACCTGTCTTTAATTGCCTCATCTACCTGTTCATTTACCTGTTTATCGCGTCTAATTTACCTGTCTAATTGCCTTGTCTCCTGGTCACCTGTTGGTCGTTGTAATTATCTCTAGACTGCCCTCTCTTTGCTTTAATTACCTCTTCATTTACCTGTTCACCGCAATCTTCTAATCTACCTGTATTAATTAACTAGTCCTCACCTGGTTACCTGTTGCTTATTATAATTATCACTAGACTATCCGCTCTAAGTCTACATCTGTTCATTTACCTCCATACCTAAccttttcccctccacttcctctctcccccttactttcccttctattc encodes the following:
- the LOC126985390 gene encoding PH domain-containing protein DDB_G0287875-like, producing MTTTTFIILLITTITTTTTTASPTTTTLLPPPPPPPRTTTTTTTTTTGTHRPSSLASLPSTNTEEEEKEWMKRKQETLIHEEEEEERLVPGGVVSQRGYRNQEEKEVMMKGPRQINGQEEEEEEEVAQEEEEEEEEGVSGERRGDKPRSSEENDHTQEYQEGKQEDQEDIQEEEVGFKQVTRRENNKSSKPEKYTNTEQEEIQEDQEENQEYQEENREEEDLLEGLLRRSARHLSGFQACDEAVCDSMVRQASGLARLKMVRRYIVEAVSTLDSLVTALDAELVVAGETLTRTLGNRCRAAHAVLAHVTKGPMEADRLNGRSSAFIYGRDLLNRYT